One part of the Chryseobacterium mulctrae genome encodes these proteins:
- a CDS encoding TCP-1/cpn60 chaperonin family protein, whose protein sequence is MTLEKFNLAEIESDQLFSGENVIHDGIVDFAKYIIASPKILWILKEANSSDSDWTMRDALKDLKNTSGKGLKTGWANTFTSIIYTTNGIFTGEDWDSMGNFYEDESIIKVLQRVAYINVKKVPGGSQADWNLIKEYYSENKNALHQQIQLINPEIIIFGGTYNFFDDDFFELFGELEAHVENNSLHIYQNKDYLLLNAYHPNNRVIKHSTYCNLILEAVKNWQLKFGK, encoded by the coding sequence ATGACATTAGAAAAATTTAATTTGGCTGAAATAGAAAGTGATCAACTATTTTCAGGTGAGAACGTAATTCATGACGGGATTGTGGATTTTGCAAAATACATTATAGCATCGCCTAAAATTCTTTGGATTTTAAAAGAGGCAAATAGTTCAGACTCTGATTGGACAATGCGTGACGCACTTAAAGATTTAAAAAATACATCTGGAAAAGGACTTAAGACTGGTTGGGCAAATACCTTTACATCAATTATATATACTACAAACGGTATTTTTACCGGCGAGGATTGGGATTCTATGGGGAACTTTTATGAAGATGAATCTATTATTAAAGTGTTGCAAAGAGTTGCATACATTAATGTGAAAAAAGTTCCTGGTGGAAGTCAGGCAGATTGGAACTTAATCAAAGAGTACTATTCTGAAAATAAAAATGCGCTGCATCAACAAATTCAATTGATTAATCCGGAGATCATTATTTTTGGTGGTACTTATAATTTTTTCGATGATGACTTTTTTGAATTATTCGGAGAACTTGAGGCTCATGTAGAAAATAATTCTCTGCATATTTATCAGAACAAGGATTATTTGCTTTTAAATGCATATCATCCTAATAACCGTGTTATTAAGCATTCCACTTACTGCAATTTGATTTTAGAGGCGGTTAAAAATTGGCAACTTAAATTTGGGAAATAA
- a CDS encoding WG repeat-containing protein codes for MNYPILKIERLDYQTPLTDIYLFEGVFVYSSKGLFGLIADNFGSIIPPIYEEIIPAFDFHFWGRENQKWKLYDFKNIEINGIEFKHVTTFCNEYACVSRNGSNFGFMNRKGEIKITDHYLKGKHLGKSFFVVGKNIREKVKYAVIDLQEHLIIPFIFDEIPTFTEVVLLLLKRRKPLREWLQL; via the coding sequence ATGAACTACCCAATATTAAAAATAGAAAGACTGGATTATCAAACTCCACTAACAGATATTTATTTATTTGAAGGAGTGTTCGTGTATTCCTCTAAAGGTTTATTTGGTCTTATTGCAGACAATTTTGGATCTATCATTCCACCGATTTATGAAGAAATTATTCCCGCGTTTGATTTTCACTTTTGGGGTCGAGAAAATCAGAAATGGAAACTTTACGATTTTAAAAACATTGAAATAAACGGAATAGAATTCAAGCATGTTACTACTTTTTGTAACGAATACGCCTGTGTAAGTAGAAATGGAAGCAACTTTGGATTCATGAACCGAAAAGGTGAAATCAAAATTACAGATCACTATCTGAAAGGAAAACATTTGGGAAAATCATTTTTTGTTGTCGGGAAAAACATTCGAGAAAAGGTAAAATATGCAGTTATTGATCTTCAAGAACATCTTATCATTCCATTTATTTTTGATGAAATCCCAACTTTTACGGAAGTGGTTTTGTTGCTATTGAAAAGAAGAAAGCCACTGAGAGAGTGGCTTCAACTATGA
- a CDS encoding beta propeller repeat protein: protein MSQLIEFKGTFIRICPTNPSHLLQSKDRGKSWKFLYDGTETMNTIMQIAADNKIILLDCNKGFFISKSGIFWTKVKDLQQLEDLKTDCEI, encoded by the coding sequence ATGTCGCAACTTATAGAATTTAAAGGAACATTTATTAGAATCTGCCCTACAAATCCATCGCATTTGCTTCAATCGAAAGATCGTGGAAAATCATGGAAGTTTCTTTATGATGGAACCGAAACAATGAACACAATAATGCAAATTGCTGCTGATAATAAAATCATTCTTTTAGATTGTAATAAAGGATTTTTTATTTCCAAGTCAGGAATTTTCTGGACAAAAGTCAAAGATCTACAACAGCTTGAAGATTTAAAGACTGATTGCGAAATTTAA
- a CDS encoding helix-turn-helix transcriptional regulator, with amino-acid sequence MAKIEQILRLKFIEDFLRSRKAAGASYEEIYDYLIRKYEQQDIEQDQLKFTKRTFLRDKEAISKVLKTDIIYRRSSNTYVIDDEDQDEFQEDVFDNLLLVEAYRNVKGKKNVMLFEQRKSRGLHWLSGLVHAITHQKLITLNYTKFWEGVPHKKVLEPYAVKEFKNRWYLLAHEKNDDKYFIKTFGLDRISDLEIAPSTFKPKKYDAEKDFENSFGIISTLDETPEEIVLSFDSDQGKYIKTLPLHHSQEILVDDDDEFRIKLTLFPTYDFEREILSHGSSVKIISPLSFKNHLKSEVKKMMNNFS; translated from the coding sequence ATGGCAAAAATTGAACAGATCCTTCGCCTGAAATTTATTGAAGATTTTCTTCGTAGTAGAAAAGCGGCCGGCGCATCTTATGAAGAAATTTACGATTATCTGATTCGGAAATATGAACAACAGGATATCGAACAGGATCAACTAAAATTTACAAAACGAACTTTCTTGCGCGATAAGGAAGCAATTTCTAAAGTGCTAAAAACGGATATTATTTACCGCCGGTCTTCAAATACCTATGTGATTGATGATGAAGATCAGGACGAATTTCAAGAAGATGTGTTTGACAATCTGTTGCTTGTAGAGGCATATCGCAATGTGAAAGGAAAGAAAAACGTCATGCTTTTTGAGCAAAGAAAATCTCGAGGTTTGCATTGGTTAAGTGGTTTGGTTCATGCGATTACGCATCAAAAATTGATTACTTTAAATTATACCAAATTTTGGGAAGGCGTTCCTCACAAAAAAGTTTTGGAACCTTATGCAGTAAAGGAATTTAAAAACCGTTGGTATTTGTTGGCACACGAAAAAAATGATGACAAATATTTCATCAAAACTTTTGGATTGGATCGTATCTCCGACCTGGAAATTGCACCTTCTACCTTTAAACCCAAGAAATATGACGCCGAAAAAGATTTTGAAAATTCCTTTGGCATTATTTCAACCTTAGATGAAACGCCAGAAGAGATTGTACTTTCTTTCGATTCTGATCAGGGGAAGTACATCAAAACGCTTCCACTGCATCATTCCCAGGAAATTTTGGTTGATGATGACGATGAATTCCGAATCAAATTGACTCTCTTTCCCACGTATGATTTCGAACGAGAAATACTTTCTCATGGCAGTTCCGTAAAAATTATTTCGCCCCTAAGTTTTAAAAATCATTTAAAATCGGAGGTAAAAAAGATGATGAATAATTTTTCTTAA
- a CDS encoding DUF2779 domain-containing protein has protein sequence MKTLSKSRFVSGIQCDKKLWFDFYRKELKPEIDDQTQAVFDLGHRIGILAQEMFPNGKDATPENYSDLKPSIENTEKWISEKVKTVYEATFSAKNAFCMLDILHRKDDEVWAIEVKSSTSVKDYHFTDASLQYFVMKNAGLAPDRFFMMHINNQYVRQGEITSEIFKLTDITEQVLANQDWVAENLDRLLKMLEIEQEPVVEIGGHCSSPFGCDYAHHCWKHVPEYSVFNLYRGGKKGWNLYEQNILKIEDIPDDFALTHFQNLQRNGLQKDETYMDQLAIKNLISRWDFPLYFFDFETVFPGIPVLNGTRPYQQVPFQYSLHILEEDGKLTHKEFLANPEDFSNGEDPLKQMVEQLKNDFATKGNIVTYNQSFEVGRLNDLVKFFPEDADFLLNLVDRIVDLLPVFQGGHFYFPAMKNSASIKSVLPAIAPDFTYENLEIQDGGSASSLFHQSIENGNFTDENLRENLLKYCERDTLAMVVIYQFLVRNSS, from the coding sequence ATGAAAACCCTCTCCAAATCTCGCTTCGTTTCCGGAATCCAATGTGATAAAAAACTGTGGTTTGATTTCTACCGTAAAGAATTAAAACCAGAAATCGATGATCAAACGCAAGCAGTTTTTGATCTTGGACATCGCATTGGAATATTGGCGCAAGAAATGTTTCCGAACGGAAAAGATGCCACGCCAGAAAATTATTCCGACTTAAAACCTTCAATTGAAAATACAGAAAAATGGATTTCCGAAAAGGTAAAGACTGTTTATGAAGCCACCTTTAGCGCAAAAAATGCATTTTGTATGCTCGATATTTTGCATCGAAAAGATGATGAAGTTTGGGCAATAGAAGTGAAAAGCAGTACTTCTGTGAAAGATTATCATTTTACCGATGCTTCTCTGCAATATTTTGTGATGAAAAATGCAGGTTTGGCTCCAGACCGGTTTTTCATGATGCATATTAATAATCAATACGTTCGGCAGGGGGAAATTACCTCTGAAATCTTTAAGCTCACAGATATTACCGAACAGGTTTTGGCCAATCAAGATTGGGTGGCAGAAAATCTAGACCGTTTATTAAAAATGTTGGAGATTGAACAAGAACCAGTGGTGGAAATTGGCGGACATTGTTCTAGTCCTTTTGGGTGTGATTATGCCCATCATTGTTGGAAACATGTTCCCGAATATTCAGTTTTTAATTTATATCGAGGTGGTAAGAAAGGGTGGAATTTATACGAGCAAAACATCTTGAAAATTGAGGATATTCCCGATGACTTTGCTTTAACCCATTTTCAAAATCTTCAACGAAACGGATTACAAAAGGATGAAACTTACATGGATCAATTAGCCATTAAAAATCTGATTTCACGATGGGACTTTCCTTTGTATTTTTTCGATTTTGAAACAGTCTTTCCGGGAATTCCTGTTTTAAATGGAACAAGACCTTATCAGCAGGTTCCGTTTCAATATTCGCTGCATATTTTAGAAGAAGATGGGAAGTTGACGCACAAAGAGTTTCTTGCCAATCCCGAAGATTTTAGCAACGGTGAAGATCCTTTAAAACAAATGGTGGAGCAATTAAAAAACGATTTTGCAACCAAAGGAAATATAGTGACTTACAATCAGAGTTTTGAAGTTGGACGACTGAATGATTTGGTAAAGTTTTTCCCTGAAGACGCAGATTTTCTACTAAATTTAGTAGATCGAATTGTAGATTTATTACCGGTTTTTCAAGGCGGACACTTTTATTTCCCTGCGATGAAAAATTCGGCTTCCATTAAATCTGTTTTACCAGCAATTGCTCCCGATTTTACTTATGAAAATTTGGAAATTCAAGATGGTGGATCTGCGAGTTCTTTGTTTCATCAATCCATAGAAAACGGAAATTTCACAGATGAAAATTTGAGAGAAAATCTTTTGAAATATTGCGAAAGAGATACTTTGGCAATGGTGGTTATTTATCAATTTTTGGTGAGAAATAGTTCTTAA
- a CDS encoding type I restriction-modification system subunit M, producing the protein MNHSVHNKLVSFIWSIADDCLRDVYVRGKYRDVILPMVVLRRLDALLEPTKQHVLEEVVFQKETMKFTDWDDKGMTAASKYVFYNTSEWTLQSLHGSATNSQQILLGNFEDYLNGFSANVQEIIEMFKLRAQIKHMANKDVLLDVLEKFTSPDINLTPFEKLDTAGRKIPALTNLGMGYVFEELIRKFNEENNEEAGEHYTPREVIDLMTHLVFEPIKDKIPSVITIYDPACGTGGMLTESELFITDEEGEIKATNTSVYLFGKEVNDETYAICKSDMMIKGKDPEHIKVGSTLSTDEFAGTKFDFMLSNPPYGKSWASEQKYIKDGKDVIDNRFLIKLKNYWGEEEDADAVPRSSDGQLLFLMEMVDKMKAITNKNTIGSRIASVHNGSSLFTGDAGGGESNIRRYIIENDLLDVIIQLPNNIFYNTGITTYIWILSNNKPANRKGKVQLIDASEMYQKLRKNLGNKNCELTKQHIQEILNCYLELNELDKKETGNIGSKVFENADFGYYKVNIERPKRLKSQFTAEKIEVLKWDKAQPDFSKALFEKYGMEVYTGLEKHKKEIEDFAEKQDLNINTKQLAAFLKKENWEKQEALYQTAVRLMEVLGTTIYTNFNDFGNKVDEVLKGDKTKLSASEKKQILDTVSWYDEEADKVVKKTEKLSGQKLTDLLDYLGCTEKDLAYYGYFATDKKGEYTLYETESDLRDSESIPLKENIQDYFLREVKPYAEESWIALDSVKIGYELSFNKYFYQPAPLRSLEEVTQDILALEQEGDGLLAEILNF; encoded by the coding sequence ATGAACCACTCTGTACACAATAAACTCGTCTCCTTCATCTGGAGTATTGCCGATGACTGTCTGAGAGACGTCTATGTAAGAGGGAAATATAGGGATGTCATCCTACCAATGGTTGTTCTTCGAAGACTGGATGCTTTGCTGGAACCTACTAAACAACACGTTTTAGAGGAAGTCGTTTTCCAAAAGGAAACAATGAAGTTTACCGATTGGGATGACAAGGGAATGACCGCCGCTTCCAAGTACGTTTTCTACAACACCAGCGAATGGACGCTGCAAAGTCTTCACGGTTCGGCAACCAACAGCCAGCAGATTTTGCTTGGAAATTTTGAAGATTACCTGAATGGCTTCAGTGCCAATGTGCAAGAGATTATTGAGATGTTCAAGCTTCGGGCGCAAATTAAACATATGGCGAACAAAGATGTATTGCTGGATGTGTTGGAGAAATTCACTTCGCCGGATATTAATTTGACGCCTTTTGAAAAACTGGATACTGCCGGAAGGAAAATTCCTGCGCTAACCAATTTGGGAATGGGTTATGTTTTTGAGGAACTGATTCGGAAATTCAATGAAGAAAATAATGAAGAAGCCGGAGAACATTATACGCCGAGAGAAGTAATTGATTTGATGACGCATTTGGTTTTCGAACCAATTAAAGATAAAATTCCATCGGTGATTACTATTTACGACCCAGCTTGCGGAACAGGTGGAATGCTGACAGAATCTGAACTTTTCATTACCGATGAAGAGGGCGAAATAAAGGCGACCAATACGTCGGTGTATCTTTTTGGGAAAGAAGTGAACGATGAAACCTACGCCATCTGCAAATCGGATATGATGATTAAGGGCAAAGACCCAGAACATATCAAAGTAGGTTCTACACTTTCTACGGATGAATTTGCCGGAACGAAATTCGACTTTATGCTTTCTAATCCGCCGTATGGAAAAAGCTGGGCGAGTGAACAGAAATACATCAAAGACGGAAAAGATGTGATTGACAACCGTTTTCTCATTAAACTGAAAAATTACTGGGGCGAAGAAGAAGATGCCGACGCGGTGCCGAGAAGCAGTGACGGACAATTGCTGTTCCTGATGGAAATGGTGGACAAAATGAAAGCCATTACCAACAAAAATACCATCGGAAGCCGAATTGCTTCGGTACACAACGGTTCGAGTCTGTTTACCGGTGATGCAGGCGGTGGCGAAAGCAATATCAGACGCTACATTATTGAAAACGATTTGCTGGATGTGATTATCCAGTTGCCGAATAATATTTTTTACAACACAGGCATTACCACCTACATCTGGATTCTAAGCAACAATAAACCCGCTAACCGAAAAGGAAAAGTACAGTTGATTGATGCGAGTGAAATGTATCAGAAGCTCAGAAAAAATCTCGGGAATAAAAACTGTGAATTGACGAAACAGCACATTCAGGAGATTTTGAACTGTTATTTGGAATTGAATGAGCTGGATAAAAAGGAAACCGGAAACATCGGCAGCAAGGTTTTTGAAAATGCAGATTTTGGTTATTACAAAGTGAATATCGAAAGACCGAAACGTCTGAAATCGCAATTTACAGCTGAAAAGATTGAAGTGTTGAAATGGGACAAAGCACAACCTGATTTCAGCAAGGCTTTGTTTGAAAAGTATGGAATGGAAGTCTACACCGGATTGGAAAAACACAAAAAGGAAATAGAAGACTTTGCCGAAAAACAAGACCTCAACATCAATACTAAACAGCTTGCCGCATTTCTGAAAAAAGAAAACTGGGAAAAACAGGAAGCTTTGTACCAGACGGCAGTGCGACTGATGGAAGTTTTGGGAACAACAATCTATACCAATTTTAATGATTTTGGAAACAAAGTAGATGAAGTGCTGAAAGGCGACAAAACCAAACTGTCTGCTTCGGAGAAAAAACAGATTTTAGATACCGTAAGCTGGTATGATGAGGAAGCCGATAAAGTCGTTAAGAAAACGGAAAAACTGAGCGGACAGAAACTGACGGATTTGCTGGACTATTTAGGCTGTACAGAAAAAGACCTTGCTTATTACGGCTATTTTGCTACCGATAAAAAAGGCGAATACACCTTATATGAAACCGAAAGTGATTTGCGCGACAGCGAAAGCATTCCGCTGAAAGAAAATATACAGGATTATTTCCTGAGAGAAGTGAAACCTTATGCCGAAGAAAGCTGGATTGCCTTGGATTCTGTAAAGATTGGCTATGAGCTGAGCTTTAATAAATATTTTTACCAACCTGCGCCATTACGCAGTTTAGAGGAAGTGACCCAGGATATTTTGGCACTGGAACAGGAAGGTGACGGATTGCTGGCTGAAATCTTAAATTTTTAG
- a CDS encoding restriction endonuclease subunit S, whose product MQRYEKYKDSGVDWIGEIPHGWFQKPFSSVFSLKSIINNKNEELLSVYLDKGVIRFSDVGEKRTNVTSEDLSKYQLVEEGDFVLNNQQAWRGSVGVSFYRGIVSPAYIVLAVKNNFDFRFLNYLLRNRSFVTHYLLCSKGVGTIQRNLYWPQLKRVYLIFPSLEEQQTIATFLDDKTSKIDQTISNKQKEIELLKERRQILIQKAVTKGLDDTVPLKDSGVDWIGEIPEHWEVRKLRYLGQTQNGISKGGDFFGTGNPFLSYGDVYKNSQVPSNISGLVESTNEEIKQYSVKKGDVFFTRTSETKDDIGVSSVCYQDILNATFAGFLIRFRPFKNRLDKGFSKFYFRTNLVSSFFTTQMNIVTRASLSQELLKSLSVILPPIEEQFKIGSHLEELDEKIAKAILLKKQEIEKLKEYKTVLIDNVVTGKVKIN is encoded by the coding sequence ATGCAGCGATACGAAAAATACAAAGACAGCGGTGTGGATTGGATTGGAGAGATTCCTCACGGTTGGTTTCAGAAACCATTTTCTTCGGTTTTTTCCTTAAAATCTATAATTAATAACAAGAATGAAGAATTACTTTCTGTTTATCTGGATAAAGGCGTAATAAGGTTTTCTGATGTAGGAGAAAAGCGAACAAATGTTACAAGTGAAGACTTATCAAAATATCAACTTGTGGAAGAAGGTGATTTTGTATTAAATAATCAACAGGCTTGGAGAGGTTCTGTGGGTGTCTCATTTTATAGAGGTATTGTTAGCCCAGCATACATCGTTCTAGCAGTAAAGAATAATTTTGATTTTAGATTTTTAAATTACTTACTTCGGAATAGGAGTTTTGTGACACATTATTTACTGTGTTCAAAAGGTGTTGGAACAATACAACGAAATTTGTATTGGCCCCAATTAAAAAGAGTCTACTTAATTTTTCCATCATTAGAAGAACAACAAACCATCGCCACGTTTCTCGATGACAAGACCTCCAAAATAGACCAAACGATTAGCAACAAGCAAAAAGAAATAGAACTGCTGAAAGAACGCCGCCAAATCCTCATCCAAAAAGCCGTTACCAAAGGTTTGGATGATACCGTGCCACTCAAAGACAGCGGTGTGGATTGGATTGGGGAAATTCCGGAGCATTGGGAGGTGAGGAAGTTGCGTTACTTAGGTCAAACACAAAATGGCATTAGTAAAGGTGGAGATTTTTTTGGAACAGGAAACCCTTTTTTGAGTTATGGAGATGTTTACAAAAATTCTCAAGTTCCAAGCAATATAAGTGGTTTGGTAGAGTCAACAAATGAGGAGATTAAACAATATTCTGTAAAAAAAGGTGACGTGTTTTTTACGCGAACATCTGAAACTAAAGATGACATAGGTGTTTCTTCGGTATGTTATCAAGATATCCTAAATGCAACATTTGCAGGATTTTTAATAAGGTTTAGACCTTTTAAAAATCGATTAGACAAGGGCTTTTCGAAATTTTATTTTAGAACTAATTTAGTTAGTTCATTTTTTACAACACAAATGAATATAGTTACCAGAGCTTCATTAAGTCAGGAACTCTTAAAATCGTTGAGCGTAATTTTACCTCCAATCGAAGAGCAGTTTAAAATCGGAAGTCATTTAGAAGAACTCGACGAAAAAATCGCCAAAGCCATTTTGCTTAAAAAGCAGGAAATAGAAAAGCTGAAAGAGTATAAAACGGTGCTGATAGATAATGTGGTGACGGGGAAGGTAAAAATTAATTAA
- a CDS encoding DUF262 domain-containing protein, with product MLELNILDGTSILVDAFKLDNNHFEFKDNENVIWLNGYIENNIFFITDKNTNLNEDDIVLSSKLDKLILELIESEQSGTENTESALPEEHSPFNPEEIKVHAKSFSLRLISDMIDDRDIDLSPDFQRNFVWNSAQKSRLIESILLRIPLPMFYFSEDDEGRITIVDGLQRLTTIKQFMDNKFFLRNLEYLEESCGGKYYKSNDGKTGLDPKYFRWFNQTQFSVNVIDPSSPPKVKYDIFRRINTGGKPLNNQEIRNCLATNSLRDILKEMVNLPEFKSATDNSIKPTRMDDQEIALRFIFFDRFMENDGNIDEYNGYMDTSLDDLTEELSKKNYDELSNYVSLFSNSMQNSEYLFGRRYAFRKVRPFDLAPTANKQLINKALFVSWSVLLSRYDHNQIRSLNPEKALLEPLAQNIFEDRDFLNFLSYGTNGRNNLLYVFDKVQEIIEDNLNY from the coding sequence ATGTTAGAATTAAATATTTTAGATGGGACATCAATACTTGTTGATGCTTTTAAATTAGATAACAATCATTTTGAATTTAAGGATAATGAAAATGTAATATGGCTAAACGGTTATATAGAAAATAATATATTTTTTATCACTGATAAAAATACTAATTTGAATGAAGATGATATTGTATTATCCTCAAAGTTGGATAAATTAATTTTAGAATTAATTGAATCTGAGCAGTCAGGAACTGAAAATACTGAAAGTGCTTTACCAGAAGAGCACAGTCCATTCAATCCTGAAGAGATCAAAGTTCACGCAAAGTCATTTAGCTTACGTCTTATATCTGATATGATTGATGATAGAGATATTGATTTATCACCAGATTTCCAAAGAAATTTTGTTTGGAATAGTGCGCAGAAATCAAGACTGATAGAATCAATTCTATTAAGAATACCACTTCCAATGTTTTATTTCTCCGAAGACGATGAAGGCAGAATAACTATTGTTGATGGTTTACAGCGTTTAACAACAATCAAACAATTTATGGATAATAAATTCTTTCTAAGAAATTTGGAGTATCTTGAGGAGAGCTGTGGAGGTAAGTACTACAAAAGCAATGATGGAAAGACGGGATTAGATCCCAAATATTTTAGATGGTTCAATCAAACACAGTTTTCTGTCAACGTAATCGATCCTTCTTCCCCTCCAAAAGTCAAGTATGATATATTTAGAAGAATTAATACAGGTGGTAAACCTCTAAATAACCAAGAAATTAGAAATTGTTTAGCTACTAATAGTTTGCGTGATATACTGAAAGAGATGGTTAATCTGCCTGAATTTAAATCTGCTACTGATAATAGTATTAAACCAACGAGAATGGACGATCAGGAGATTGCATTAAGATTTATTTTTTTTGATAGATTTATGGAAAACGATGGTAACATAGACGAATATAATGGATATATGGACACTTCTTTGGACGACTTAACCGAAGAATTATCCAAGAAAAATTATGATGAATTAAGCAATTATGTTTCATTGTTTTCAAATTCAATGCAAAATTCTGAATATTTATTTGGACGAAGATATGCCTTTAGAAAAGTAAGACCATTTGACTTAGCGCCAACCGCAAATAAGCAATTGATTAACAAGGCTCTTTTTGTTAGTTGGTCTGTACTTTTATCAAGATATGATCACAATCAAATACGTAGTCTAAATCCTGAAAAAGCTTTATTAGAACCTTTAGCCCAAAACATTTTTGAAGATAGAGATTTTTTAAATTTCTTATCATATGGGACAAACGGTAGAAATAATTTGCTATATGTTTTTGACAAAGTGCAAGAAATAATTGAGGATAATTTAAACTATTAA
- a CDS encoding AAA family ATPase — protein sequence MDGFNIEIENFKCFTHKTVPLNRLTILAGANGNGKSTVIQALLFLRRTIEHCAQWISEEKNQYVYEEVNGLNVELNGSYCLALGNSFLLIPKNASPDYVAIGINSQKSFSIVYELDDNPNLHLKPIEVHNEPNNNDGLFLQEFYYLNAERIGPRINQGIKFYDFPNAGFQGEFVAQLIADTDSNYTFEIDEIRRNRKSKSPRLEQQVNAWLHDLMPGVSISASYNPETHSAQIKVDNYYTRGDSTIATNIGFGISYVLPILVTGLIAKKGSYMIVENPEAHLHPSAQSKIGKFLAMVANAGVNVIVETHSDHFINGIQISVATKEISTELVTINFFSQDENSTQPKIESISINEFGELSDWPKGFFDQTQIDFAQLFNIRKEGDYFKKRENNE from the coding sequence ATGGATGGATTTAATATAGAAATTGAAAATTTTAAGTGTTTTACTCATAAAACAGTACCTCTTAATAGATTAACGATTTTAGCTGGAGCAAATGGTAATGGAAAAAGTACCGTAATTCAAGCATTACTTTTTTTGCGTAGAACAATAGAACATTGTGCGCAATGGATAAGTGAAGAGAAAAATCAATATGTTTACGAAGAAGTAAATGGGTTAAATGTTGAGTTGAATGGTTCTTATTGTTTGGCATTAGGAAATAGCTTCTTACTTATACCAAAAAATGCATCGCCTGATTACGTAGCAATTGGTATTAATAGTCAAAAGTCTTTTAGTATTGTATATGAATTAGATGATAACCCAAATTTACATCTAAAACCTATTGAGGTTCATAATGAGCCTAATAATAATGACGGTTTGTTTTTACAAGAATTTTACTATTTGAATGCTGAAAGAATTGGGCCAAGAATTAATCAAGGAATTAAATTTTATGATTTTCCAAATGCTGGTTTTCAAGGTGAGTTTGTAGCACAATTAATTGCTGATACAGATTCAAATTATACATTTGAGATCGATGAGATCAGAAGAAACAGGAAATCTAAAAGCCCACGATTAGAACAGCAAGTAAATGCTTGGCTACATGATTTAATGCCTGGTGTGTCAATTTCAGCTTCTTATAATCCAGAAACTCATTCTGCACAAATTAAGGTCGATAATTATTATACAAGAGGAGATTCAACTATAGCAACAAATATTGGATTTGGTATCAGTTATGTCTTACCAATTTTGGTTACGGGCTTGATTGCAAAAAAGGGAAGCTATATGATTGTTGAAAACCCTGAAGCTCATCTTCATCCATCAGCCCAATCAAAGATTGGAAAATTTCTTGCTATGGTTGCAAATGCTGGAGTTAATGTAATTGTTGAAACACACAGTGATCATTTTATTAATGGTATTCAAATATCGGTAGCAACAAAAGAAATTTCTACTGAATTAGTTACAATTAATTTTTTTAGCCAAGACGAGAATAGCACACAACCAAAAATAGAATCAATATCTATAAATGAATTTGGCGAATTATCTGATTGGCCTAAAGGCTTTTTTGATCAAACTCAGATAGATTTTGCACAACTTTTTAATATTAGAAAAGAGGGAGATTACTTTAAAAAGAGAGAAAACAATGAGTAA